A portion of the Pseudomonas sp. PSE14 genome contains these proteins:
- a CDS encoding cytochrome c-type biogenesis protein — protein sequence MKRLLAAAALGLALTGIAQAAIDTYEFANDAERQRFRDLTTELRCPKCQNQDIADSNAPIAADLRKQIYAQLQQGKSNQQIVDYMVDRYGEFVRYKPEVSERTWLLWFGPAAFLLLGVGVIGVIVARRRRPVAATSTTLSAEEQARLDQLLDNQDK from the coding sequence ATGAAACGTCTTCTCGCCGCCGCCGCGCTCGGCCTTGCCCTTACCGGCATCGCCCAGGCGGCCATCGATACCTACGAGTTCGCCAACGACGCCGAGCGCCAGCGCTTCCGCGACCTGACCACCGAGCTGCGCTGCCCCAAGTGCCAGAACCAGGACATCGCCGACTCCAACGCGCCGATCGCCGCTGACCTGCGCAAGCAGATCTACGCCCAGCTTCAGCAGGGCAAGAGCAACCAGCAGATCGTCGACTACATGGTCGACCGCTACGGCGAGTTCGTGCGCTACAAGCCTGAAGTCAGCGAGCGCACCTGGCTGCTCTGGTTCGGCCCGGCGGCCTTCCTGCTGCTGGGTGTGGGCGTGATCGGCGTCATCGTCGCCCGTCGCCGCCGCCCGGTCGCCGCCACCTCCACCACGCTGTCCGCCGAGGAGCAGGCACGTCTCGACCAATTGCTGGATAACCAAGACAAATGA
- a CDS encoding DsbE family thiol:disulfide interchange protein has translation MKRAILLLPLAIFLVVAVFLYNALWKDPSELPSALIGKPFPAFSLPSVTEPGKTYTEADLKGKPALVNVWGTWCPTCRFEHPVLTDLAAKGVVIYGINYKDDAVAAQKWLNELHNPYLLNIADATGTLGVDLGVYGAPETYIIDKDGIIRHKLVGAVDEKVWREQLAPIYQGLVDEAQGK, from the coding sequence GTGAAGCGTGCGATCCTGCTGTTGCCCCTGGCGATCTTCCTGGTCGTCGCGGTATTCCTCTATAACGCCTTGTGGAAAGACCCCAGCGAGCTGCCGTCGGCGCTGATCGGCAAGCCGTTCCCGGCGTTCTCCCTGCCCAGCGTCACCGAACCGGGCAAGACCTACACCGAGGCCGACCTCAAGGGCAAGCCGGCGCTGGTCAACGTCTGGGGCACCTGGTGCCCGACCTGCCGCTTCGAGCACCCTGTGCTGACCGATCTGGCCGCCAAGGGTGTTGTGATCTATGGCATCAACTACAAGGACGATGCCGTCGCCGCGCAGAAGTGGCTGAACGAACTGCACAACCCCTACCTGCTGAACATCGCCGATGCCACCGGCACCCTGGGCGTCGACCTGGGCGTATACGGCGCGCCGGAGACCTACATCATCGACAAGGACGGCATCATCCGGCACAAGCTGGTCGGTGCCGTCGACGAGAAGGTCTGGCGCGAACAGCTGGCGCCGATCTACCAGGGTCTGGTGGACGAGGCGCAGGGCAAATGA